One region of Emys orbicularis isolate rEmyOrb1 chromosome 6, rEmyOrb1.hap1, whole genome shotgun sequence genomic DNA includes:
- the TMEM167A gene encoding protein kish-A, producing the protein MSAIFNFQSLLTVILLLICTCAYIRSLAPSLLDKNKTGLLGIFWKCARIGERKSPYVAVCCIVMAFSILFAQ; encoded by the exons TCTGCGATCTTCAACTTTCAGAGCCTACTGACAGTAATCTTGCTGCTCATATGTACCTGTGCTTATATCAGATCCTTGGCTCCCAGCTTACTGGACAAAAATAAAACTGG ATTATTGGGGATATTCTGGAAGTGTGCCAGGATTG GTGAACGGAAGAGTCCATATGTAGCTGTGTGCTGTATAGTGATGGCCTTCAGCATTCTGTTCGCACAGTAG